One region of Armigeres subalbatus isolate Guangzhou_Male chromosome 3, GZ_Asu_2, whole genome shotgun sequence genomic DNA includes:
- the LOC134226896 gene encoding regucalcin-like isoform X1 has translation MSLLPYAMTVVSVALWLFTLIGSMAAECGVQQLPGPLSYLGEGPVWDVDSQSLYYVDINGAEILRYDYAENKTYSAKIDGVDPISPIILVQGKPSEYVLGTGNKIVLVSWDGRSDKGTLLKTLYDLGDSQKHVRFNDGKVDPQGRLYAGTMQLESLGDIMQQKEGKLYRFDGKAGGKFHQLKAGISISNGLTWPEKSNKFYYIDSAALNIKEFDVLENGDLQNETVFYDLQVGGKNSGFVADGMTHDTDGNLYVATWGGSKLLKINLKTKKIEQEIAIPAKQVTSAAFGGPNMDELFVTTAHTGNQDPPAGALFKITGLGARGKPMDKMILTN, from the exons ATGTCGCTGCTGCCATATGCCATGACCGTAGTATCAGTTGCATTGTGGCTGTTCACCCTGATAGGCAGT ATGGCTGCGGAATGCGGAGTTCAACAACTTCCAGGTCCTCTCTCCTACTTAGGTGAGGGGCCAGTTTGGGATGTAGACAGCCAAAGTCTGTATTACGTAGATATCAACGGAGCTGAAATTCTTCGGTACGACTATGCTGAAAACAAAACGTACAGTGCAAAAATTG ATGGAGTCGACCCGATTTCTCCTATTATCCTGGTCCAGGGGAAGCCCAGTGAATACGTATTAGGCACGGGCAACAAAATTGTCCTCGTCAGCTGGGACGGCCGATCGGATAAAGGAACGCTTCTGAAAACCCTGTATGATTTGGGCGACTCTCAGAAACATGTGCGCTTCAACGATGGTAAGGTTGATCCTCAGGGCCGCTTGTACGCCGGCACAATGCAACTGGAAAGCCTTGGTGATATCATGCAACAGAAAGAAGGCAAACTGTACCGATTCGATGGTAAGGCCGGAGGGAAGTTTCATCAACTGAAAGCTGGTATCAGCATTTCCAACGGTTTAACATGGCCGGAGAAAAGTAACAAATTCTACTACATTGACTCCGCTGCTTTGAACATAAAGGAGTTTGATGTACTGGAGAATGGAGATTTGCAGAATGAAACCGTTTTCTACGATCTACAAGTGGGAGGCAAAAACTCGGGATTTGTGGCCGACGGCATGACCCACGATACTGATGGCAATTTGTACGTTGCTACATGGGGCGGTTCAAAACTATTGAAGATTAATCTAAA GACGAAAAAAATCGAACAGGAGATTGCAATTCCGGCTAAACAAGTTACTTCCGCAGCCTTTGGTGGCCCAAACATGGACGAACTGTTCGTTACAACTGCCCACACTGGCAACCAGGATCCGCCAGCCGGAGCTCTTTTCAAAATCACTGGATTAGGTGCCAGAGGAAAACCAATGGACAAAATGATATTAACGAATTGA
- the LOC134226896 gene encoding regucalcin-like isoform X2 has product MAAECGVQQLPGPLSYLGEGPVWDVDSQSLYYVDINGAEILRYDYAENKTYSAKIDGVDPISPIILVQGKPSEYVLGTGNKIVLVSWDGRSDKGTLLKTLYDLGDSQKHVRFNDGKVDPQGRLYAGTMQLESLGDIMQQKEGKLYRFDGKAGGKFHQLKAGISISNGLTWPEKSNKFYYIDSAALNIKEFDVLENGDLQNETVFYDLQVGGKNSGFVADGMTHDTDGNLYVATWGGSKLLKINLKTKKIEQEIAIPAKQVTSAAFGGPNMDELFVTTAHTGNQDPPAGALFKITGLGARGKPMDKMILTN; this is encoded by the exons ATGGCTGCGGAATGCGGAGTTCAACAACTTCCAGGTCCTCTCTCCTACTTAGGTGAGGGGCCAGTTTGGGATGTAGACAGCCAAAGTCTGTATTACGTAGATATCAACGGAGCTGAAATTCTTCGGTACGACTATGCTGAAAACAAAACGTACAGTGCAAAAATTG ATGGAGTCGACCCGATTTCTCCTATTATCCTGGTCCAGGGGAAGCCCAGTGAATACGTATTAGGCACGGGCAACAAAATTGTCCTCGTCAGCTGGGACGGCCGATCGGATAAAGGAACGCTTCTGAAAACCCTGTATGATTTGGGCGACTCTCAGAAACATGTGCGCTTCAACGATGGTAAGGTTGATCCTCAGGGCCGCTTGTACGCCGGCACAATGCAACTGGAAAGCCTTGGTGATATCATGCAACAGAAAGAAGGCAAACTGTACCGATTCGATGGTAAGGCCGGAGGGAAGTTTCATCAACTGAAAGCTGGTATCAGCATTTCCAACGGTTTAACATGGCCGGAGAAAAGTAACAAATTCTACTACATTGACTCCGCTGCTTTGAACATAAAGGAGTTTGATGTACTGGAGAATGGAGATTTGCAGAATGAAACCGTTTTCTACGATCTACAAGTGGGAGGCAAAAACTCGGGATTTGTGGCCGACGGCATGACCCACGATACTGATGGCAATTTGTACGTTGCTACATGGGGCGGTTCAAAACTATTGAAGATTAATCTAAA GACGAAAAAAATCGAACAGGAGATTGCAATTCCGGCTAAACAAGTTACTTCCGCAGCCTTTGGTGGCCCAAACATGGACGAACTGTTCGTTACAACTGCCCACACTGGCAACCAGGATCCGCCAGCCGGAGCTCTTTTCAAAATCACTGGATTAGGTGCCAGAGGAAAACCAATGGACAAAATGATATTAACGAATTGA